The segment GAAGAAGACTAAGATGAATTTGCGTAAATAAAGGTAGAAGATGTCATTCATCAAAATTGGAATGTGATTAGTGCATTTGATAATCCAAACAGTAtcaccaaaaattcaaaatggtCATCCTGAGTATAAAATGTCATATTCTTAGTATCTTCCTCTTGCATTCTGATTTGGTGTTAACCTGATTTGAGGTCCAACTTAGAATAACAATAGCTTTTCCTATTTCGCCCAACAATTCATCAACAAACGAGATCGGAAATTCATCTGGTATTGTTATCTTATCAACACCCAATTGTCCACCAAAGCCTTCACCCTCCATCTTTCTTCCTTAATAATAGAACGAGACTTGAATATGAGTTTACACTTCGTTTAATGATCACAACTATTAACATCTCTCTCACAATTgtttcaatttatgttttttttgggAAATGTAGGTAATGGTAGGAACGTACATTAAGTGGTTGTGCTCCCTTAATGACCTAGATAGCATGATCTTGTGAACTCTTGGTGGCAATTAGGTTGGTGCTTTAAATAACCCTTGGAATTCAACAAATATTGCAGATGACCTCTAGTTGAtttctttttgtaatttaatagaGTATGTTGAAATTGTGGTTAGCTCAATCCAATACAACAAGTTTGAGTCCATAGTTGTCTTTACCAAACTCTTAGCCAAGATTTCTAATTTTGTCAAAGAGCGGTTATCTTAAAGTACTATCTGTCAACCCCTCTGATTTGAACTTGATATACATTTCTCACTAATTAGCTTGAATTTCTCCCAAAGACCACGAGTGTTCCACTCCCAATACAACATTTATACTGCCTaattgaaaaagtaaaaaaattttgagttatcaAAATGGCTTACAACTCGTGTGACTCAATCACAAACCCCTTCACTCATAATTCTTTTCCCATTTCCCACAAGTACCCCAAATTATTTAGCAAGCCAAGTTCACAACaccaattttttaatcaattccactaagataaaattgtaagtaTTCTTACTTACCACCAATGCTTCTACTCCCCTTACATCGATTTGCCTACTCAACTTtagtgttttgtaatttatgagATCCATATCCTAACACAAGGAGAGTTCAATTTGGATCCCTTCCAAAATAGCCAACTTAGCATTTGGTGGTTCTTTAAGTTCCTTTTCACCATCCTTTTCCTTTGCATACACAAAGACTTTTAGTTGCTCCTTCTTACAATGGTGGCCCCTTGTGAACTTCTCATTGCACTTGAAACACAACTCATGTTCCAATTTTGATCTATGCTCAACATCCGATAGTGATCTAAACCCATTTCCTCTCCTCTGACTTGTTCTAATATCATTTCCTTTGAAATTGGATGTTGCTGACGACAAAAGTTTAGTGGACTTCGTTGACAATGTCTAATCGAATTGGTTTTGGGTATTGGTGGAGAAGCTTTTGTTTAGGGATTCAGAGTAATATCTCGaagatttattcaaatttgggCAACCTGTTTTAATAACCGGGTCTAGGTTTGGATGAGATTGCACCGATTGATAACTTTGGGTTACACCCCTATTATTAATTTAGCGTCCACTCCTACCACTTATCTTACTTGGGCGGTTGGGCCACCGCCTTTTCCACTTGTTTCTCTTAGCCCAAATACACTTGATCAGACCCTTTACATGTTTTTCCTCCTTAAACTCTTTTGAGCCCTTATAGAGTCCAAACATATGGTTCGGTTGTCAATTCTTGGGGCCATGGCTTTGGCTTAGACCAAGCTATCTACTctaaacaaccaaattttgacTATTTCAACAAGGAAAAAGAGActattttctcttaatttttgcTCCAACACCATACAATTTTGAGTAATCCTAAGACTtctttattctaattaaaattgtacAAGATACATGGTTTATGTAGCAAACTTACAAAAGAGGAAACTAGATCTTAATAGAAGCAATATGATCTATGCTTTTATGAGGAGATTCACAcacaataaaaaggaaaaatacgCTTGATAAATTAGGAAATAGTTAATATCCTAATCTCTATTTTCCACATTAAACAttgacaaaaatttaatttgtctaAAGAAATTTAGGATTACTAAGGTTTCACTCGAGATGTGTACTGTCAATAGAGTGAGATGAAAGGTGATGCAATAACAATTCATAGTTTCTTTTGGACGTGGTATTGATAATATGATGTGAAGTGGTGGTGGTTGATTTTTTATCGAGAAATTTTCCCCTTGAAGTTAGCATGCCATATGATTTAAAAAGAGTCTTACAAAGGAAATGTTGCTCAAGTCAATTAGTGCATTAGCCATGTTCCTGGAGCCAGTGTCAAAATATACAGTGTGGGCAACATCGATGCATTTTGCTTGCTCGAGACACTGGGTTTACTTGAGCTAGAAAAGTGAAATGGGAAAAATTGACTTTCTAAAGCTGGTAATGATTCCATATTATGCCAACCTGACTGCAAGATGTGAAATTCTAAGTGCGTTTGTGTTTGTTCTTAGTAGGAAAGTAAGATACAAacccaaataattaaaaaggcaACTTGGGATGAGTTACCCTTTTGACTTTTGTTTTGCCGGCAATATTCATGCATGCTTTTCTTTGTTTCATCAGTGGCATTTGTGTTTTTTCCtgtagaaggaaaaaattacTATCATTGGATGTGGCATCAGTGGCATTTATATATTGTGATGATGTttgatttataatgaaattatacAGTAAAGTACACTCCACAATGGATCTGGCTCAAAGATGAATTTAAAAAGGTTGACAGGGAGAAGACACCTTGGCTGATTGTTCTCATGCATGTCCCAATCTACAACAGTAATGAAGCACACTTCATGGAAGGTGAAAGTATGCGAGCAGTCTTTGAGAGTTGGTTCATAAAATATAGAGTTGATGTAGTCTTTGCTGGCCATGTTCATGCTTATGAAAGATCGGTATGGTTCCCAACTTATAAACTTCCCATTTTTGCATACACAAATAAATGATTTAGTGGTGTTAAGGGTAGGGAAATTTTTTGGGATCCCCCAACTTATGTGCAGTTATTTGTCCCTGTTTATTGTTGCAATGTCATGGTACTGTCAACTGTGTAACACTACATTCCCAGACCATTGTAGAAAAATCAAGAACTTATTTGAATTGGAGGGTTGATAAATAATGGTTATTTTGTGGTTGATAATGAGGTAAAGCTCACTTTTTGTAAACCCAATTAGCATCCACAAACCTCGTACAGAATCAAATTTATATGACATGGGctgaaaaaattttgagatgtGAAAGACGCATTTATCTCTTGATAGGAATTATTTGATTGGATGCTAGTTAACGcaaatcattaattataaatagctataaatttttattgtcaTTAGCTAAACAAAATAGTAAATGACACCATCTGCTGATGTTTTTTGGCTTGTAGTTTAGATGTTGACGTACTACATTACATTTTGGTCCATTCTGCAGCACTAATCTGCTTCTGTGCTGGATGTTCTAAGacagtttttttatttcagtACCGAATCTCAAATGTAAATTACAACGTATCTAGTGGTGACCGTTATCCTGTAGCAGACAAATCTGCCCCCGTTTACATTACTGTTGGGGATGGAGGAAATCAAGAAGGTCTAGCTGGAAGGTGAGTTGAAATTGCATGACTGATAAATTTGCCCTGCTTTTAAAAAAGTGTCTTTGCTAATGGTTCTCCAGTTAGAGAATCaaatttcttgtttattttctgCCAGTAAGTCATCACTGTTGGTCAATCTGTAAAAGTGGTCCTTTGGTTATGTAGTTTTAGAGACCCACAACCAGATTATTCTGCATTCCGTGAAGCCAGCTATGGGCATTCTACACTTGAGATTAAGAACAGGACACATGCATTCTACCACTGGAACCGCAATGATGATGGGAAAAAAGTGGCAACTGACTCGTTCATATTGCACAATCAGTACTGGTGAGTAACTCTTAAtcatttttgcttttgttgGCTAATTGATGGGAACTTAAAACTTGTGCACACCTAACATTTCTACCTCATTGAAATAATACAAATCTATCTgttcattaaatttgattaagatGAAGACTTCTTGTGGAGAGaacataaaattacaacaatTTATAGTAGTAAAATATGTGAACTGCCTCTCTTCAATAACTGTCCATTATTATGATATATCCATTCAGTTAAAAATGCTAAGATGGTTTGTCCCTCCAGTGTCTTTGCATGTAAGAGCCTTAGAGAGACAGATAAGATTcatttgagcaatattatgtgtgcatattttttgtatacaatttgagtatatagataataagtctttatgtgattaagtgttattttatttttaattcaaatcatccaatcacatgataacattatttgtgtgtccaaattatataccaaaagtgtgtacgcataattttattgtattcaTTTATGTGAATCGGTTTCCTTTTGGGGAAAAAGGTCTATTAACTGCAGAGAAATTAGGAATACATTGTGGAAAGTAtttgtctctctctttttttttttttttttgtataattgttaTACTATGTTCTAGGACCCGGGAAAAACTGTAGTTATCTACTGAATGCTCCATGTTTGTCAGAGCTTTTAGCTCCTTACTGAATAACTGGTCTTGAGTCAGTCAACTCTAGCAGTGCACTCCTTTATAACAGGTTTCCTGTTGCCTCAGTACTATGCAAGAGAAACAATgttgtattttcttataatgAGACCAGTTTTACACCATTCTTGGATTATAATTTCATTCAGGGCACGCAATCTCAGAAGGAGAAAACTGAGGAAACATTGTATTAGGAGTGTTGTTGGCCAAATGGCTAGTTACTGATGAGACGTTGGGCATCTCAGGCGTGATAAATTGGTATCACTCATCAAGGAGGATAAAGCTGGAGAGAAAGATTGAACCATGACATGTTTAATTCTCAAAACTATTAGTATGTGTCATTATTGTCTATAGAATTGGTTAAATGTACCAACTGTATTGACCCATTTGTAGAAAAATATCTATCAGGTTGTTGTTCTATTGATTATATGTATTGTTGCTGCTTACTGATAGAACTGGTTGAATGTACCAACTGTACTGACCTATTTGGAAAAATGAATACATTCAAGTTATTGTTCTATTGAATATGTATTGTTGCTGCTTGCTTAGTATATGGAAAATAATTTGTCCACTTTTTCTACGGGAAGAGCCTTCTGTATTTCACCTCCTGACCCTTTTTGCAAGAGTGGCAAGAGCCAAATCTATTCTGCTGCTGAAGAGACTGAAGTCTAGGTTGCATTTTAGTCTATATTATGAAGGATACTAGATAGGTCCTACATCACTTTCACATGTCCAAATCAATCTTTTCCATTTTATAATGCATCAGGCTAAACATTTTCTACCACAACAGTAGATGTTCCTTTTACTTTGAATATAATGTCATCTTACCAAAGAGTAATGTCATGCGcataacttttatatacaattttgtaCACAAACAATACCGTATcatgtaattagagaattaaaaattaaagataaaataacactcaatcacatgaaaATACATTGTTGTTTGTGcagaaaattttacataaaaatcgTGCACATGGTAATATTGTTTACATAATGCCTAAGGTCAGCTCAGGAAAAACTATCTACAATGCATGTGACTACGTATGGTGTACAACTGCAACGTAGCTAAATACCCCCTGCCCTATGATTTTCCATTACAAAATTACTTAAGAATCTCGAAAAATTGGCTGCGGCATCCACTTAAGGTGCAAATTTAATTTCCCTGATTTAGCTCCATCTAGCTCATAGCTGTCTTTGAATTCCCCTTCCAGGATAACCCTTGTCAATGTCAAGATGCATCGCCCCATATTGTCCTGCACCATTATCAATTTTACCGGTGTTAAGAAAGACACAAGCTCTTAAAGTTGTTGCATTAGACAAGAGACATTCTATCCATCATGAAACCAAGTATTAAGgtaatcaaataatttgaagattCCAAAACTATGTAAGTAGAAAGTGAAATATCTTTAATCTCGGCAGCAAACAGCATTAagttaagattttgaaataGGTGTAATGAAAGCTTTCAAATGGAGGCTccattaaagatgaaatatgcAGAGTGTGCACAAGCTCCATACAACAGCTGGCTGACAAATTGCCAACTTGAACTTGCAAGGAACAACGCGTGACAAATCACAGATTGTTTTACCTTCCCGAATGTGTCATGATCCCAAACTTCAAGAATTAGCATGTCATGCAATCCATCCTCAACAAcaaagtcaaaagtttgattCCAAACTGGATTCAAGCAGTCATTTACAAcctaaaaacaaattaaaggaTAAAGGTCAAACAATGAAACAACATTAAGACATGCGAGCTTCATTCATAATCCTGTGTCAGAGGAAAGAAGAAGTCATACGGAAAGAAGTTAAAAAGGGAAAAGCTTTACagaaatatatacattaaaagaaaagttataGATGTAAGACTTCCACATTTAAGCAATCTAAATCTTACTctagttttgtttttattctctGATTTCTTCAGTGTGAGCACCACATAAGGATCAGCCTTCCCATCAGATCTGTTGGAGGCAAGTCTTCAGCTGATATGACAGTTACAGAAAGAACTCCTCTAACAATAACCTCCCTTCTCTTCTGTGTGACAACCTTCTCATTGTCAATTGCTTCATTTCCGTTCACCCCACTTTTAAGAACCTTCTCCAAGGAGGTCATTGAAAAGTTGGAGGCAAAGGGGTTGGCGAAGCCATTCTCCATGCCAAAGGGGCAGTACAACAGTTCCAAGTGCACCTAAAACCAAATTCATatataacataaacaaaatgTTTCCAGAAGCAACTCCCCTGGACAAAAACAAAACCTATTATACACtagattgaaatttcaaattcattgaaAGGAAGCTGAAATTAAGACCATAAGCAACCTTGTCTGTGATAGAATCCCACCGGCAAACCTGCAAAACTCACATAACACAGCAGCACACAAAGACCAGTCCACAACCAAAATCACAGAACACAAACAACTCAAAGAAGAAATTAACTCTATTTATCTCTCTGAGCAGGAAATAACCGGAAACTTCAATCCTACAATCAGATCTCTCTACACTCCATTTGTCAGTTAAACAAAATTCTGGCTATTCAAGGTGTCTGTAAGCTTCCTAGACTATGTGCTACCCAGAATTCTCCTTTTTTCCGTGCCCTTTACCACTTTTCCCAGCAGCTATTATAGCTGCCAAATCTCTCTACTTTCCTCTCTCCTCTCTTGCTGCCACATGGCTTTTCTATAACCGTTTTACCCCTGACACGCTTTTCACCTTTGTGTACCCCTTTACTTCTTCTAGTATAGACCTTGAGAGGTCTATCAGTCCCCTATAATCTTCATGAACTAACAATTCACCAGCTTGAAAAGGTTTAATTGAGCTCAAAATGGTGCACGGGAACAAATATATTACAGAGATCTCAAtttttatgagagaaaaaaattgcttCATTAAACATTCCCCTTTTCCAGATTCAAATTGGATAAAGTATTGCAATCTCCAACACTTTTCTCcaacttattttttcataaaagcAAGCTCATAATGCTCAAGTGTTATCAGCCATCCATATGTATGGTACTTCAATCTAGTGAACTTCCCCCTTTCTTAAAATATGAACCTAAAATGCTCAACATAAagattttttcaagaaaataattaagatcAACTGTTTAAGCAAAGAGTTGACACTCATGtacaaacataaaatatttactttcaACAACTGAGATTAAATGTGAAATGTATAATTAATCTACCttagaaataataaatgttAGATATCAATTCTGCCATTCTAAGtacttcaatttaattcaatagaACACCAATTGTCAAAAATTAGGGACCATGCCATCCTGCATGCCCTGATTGCATGGCACATTCCATGTAAAATCCAGTTCACTTACTAGTTGACACAGTTTGAACCATTTTTTCAGAAATCTTAAGTTTTGTAAATTTTTGAGAGTTATATTGACTTCTTAGTTGATGTAAAGGATTAATTTTATCCACCCTAGAGAGATCGCTGAGTCTCAACTGCCATTTGACATTACCAGAAGAATATAAAAGATAGCCCAACATTACCAAAAATCCCCTtcaaaataaaaccctaataaaatatcaaaaaccacttacatatatatattaaaaaaaaaaccaaaagggAGCacttaatgtttttttaaaataactacaACACTGACTTAGCAATCTCTCAGGGACAAATAAATTAACTTCATgttaaattgaataaagaaaatctcaaatatgaaaacttgagaaaaagacaaatgaaaaaaatgatgaagatagtaaaattgaaaataaattcaaacctaTATAGAATTAAAACCTTtggtttttaagatttttaactgATCCATTGTATCTCATTCACTTCTAATATGCAAATTGGTAGAAAggaattaattatattgttagATTACTCATCATACTGACTCTAATTAGAAGTTGAAAAGAGAAGATCAAAAAGAAAACCAGAGTCCTTCCAATGTTACTTGATTACTTCATCTTATTCAAGTATATAAATGGCTTAGGATATCAACGTCTTAATTTCTACACTAATTATTACCAAATTGTACaccatgaaataaaaaatatgaatgattgAAACACAATGTTGCACATTGCATCTCCAAGCCACATTAATCACAGACATTAGATTTCATCTCAACAGTTGCAGGTAAGTTCATCTCAactttaatttctgttaaaattgtgtatatgtCTGCATGCATggacatataaatttttatagtaAGAGTTTATCAAAACTTCCAGTAATGCAATTCTTTAAGAAGGTTATCAGTCTTCTCACCTGTCCCCTGTATTTAGTATCTCTCTGAACCTCCAAATCTTTAACCAAATTCAACCACACATCCTTGACTTTACCAGGCTGAAGTTCATTTAGCCGTACTTGAGCACACCCAATTAATTGTGATGCTTGAAGCCCCTCATCATCAAAAACTCTCACCACCAAGTGCTGAGTGGAAGCATCTtcaacaataaattcaaagtgCTCATTCCAAATAGGATTTAACTCATTATtctgaaggaaaaaaaaaaagtataaattccTCAAAacagagaaacaaaaaaaagtgtAAGATACAATAAAAAAAGGTGGGAAGACTTACAATTGTTTTACTTTGCTTCATTTTATCAGGTAAAGGGCGCACATATAACACAGCATAGGGATCTGATTTCCCAATAATGTCTTTATTAGTTAAACCCTTCGCTTGCACAAGCTTAACCTCCAATATTCCAACAGGTTTTAGCTCTAGCtcactaaaagaaaaaaaaaattgacttcttaaattgattttcaaaaataaattatagcaTAAACCAAAGATCAATCAGTATCACCCTTCTCACACTAAAATTATCTAGCTGTTCAAATAGTCCACATATTTTAACAACTCCACAAATCACTATGAGAGACATTAAACCTTCCTACGACTTTACTATATTAGAATGCTGTTAACAACAATAATTTCTATCATTTATCTGTGCCAATATACCTGTAATCCCCGGGCAAAATGGGAACAATTTTTCTGACAGGCCATGTAATGGAGTCTTCAATGGAATCGAGTATGGTTTCCTGTATACAGGAAAAATGCAACTCGTATAAAACTAGACAGCATGTCAAATAACACTGATCTATCTACTGAAAATCTTAAACTTGCTGCAATGCTCAATCATAAAAAGCTAATGATCCATATCAATACTTCAGATTGACAAATACACACTCAAAATCTTGTATGCCACCATTATAGTAGAATTTAAAAAGAAGCATTATATGTTCGCATCATTTCCAAACTATGTATCTAACATGATGAATTAATTCATCATAACTTTATATCCATATTGATACTCAATGAAATTGATTCCAGTGTGCATCAAATCAGATCAGTAATTAATACCAGGTTAGGAATGGTTTATCATACACAGCTAAACCTCAACCAGGCAGAACATAAACTGTGATTGCCAAAGAGATTCTCAATGATAGTCAAATTTCTTCATGGAATGGGCTTAGGTACAGTTATATAACAATGGTTTTTATACTCACTTATAAGGGCCataatttaaaatgtcaataaaagTTGTGCAAAACCAAGACAAGTTTTTACAAACAGTTATATAACAATAGTTTTTATACTCACTTATAAGGGCTTAGGTACAGTTGAATTTAGTACAGGACAAATATAACAATCAACTTGGAAGAcacttgaattcaagtttaaaattaCCACTACATGCAAAAATATACATTTGCAGCTTTCAAAACATCGTGTGCATTgattgaaatagaaaaaatcataaataatttcCATAAGGAACAATGTAGCCCAAAGATAGAATTTTCACATACCTCAATAGCATCAGAAAGTCCAGGAATTGTTGATATGTCACCACCAATAACTTTAAGTTTGAAATCCAACTTCTTCTGCAAGTCCAAAAATTGAAGGTTTGATAAAACATAAACGCTCATACAATGTCTGC is part of the Mangifera indica cultivar Alphonso chromosome 13, CATAS_Mindica_2.1, whole genome shotgun sequence genome and harbors:
- the LOC123195282 gene encoding LOW QUALITY PROTEIN: synaptotagmin-5-like (The sequence of the model RefSeq protein was modified relative to this genomic sequence to represent the inferred CDS: inserted 1 base in 1 codon) — translated: MGFVFGLLIGLVVGLAIIVGFVRSENARSKLRSELANTIAAFARMTVADSRKILPAEVYPSWVVFSNRQKLTWLNQHLIKIWPYVDEAASELIRNSVEPILEQYRPFVLSSLKFSKFTLGTVAPQFTGVSIIEDGSSGVTMELEMQWDANSNIILAVKTKVGVALPVQVKDIAFTGVFRLIFKPLVDEFPGFGAVSYSLREKKKLDFKLKVIGGDISTIPGLSDAIEETILDSIEDSITWPVRKIVPILPGDYSELELKPVGILEVKLVQAKGLTNKDIIGKSDPYAVLYVRPLPDKMKQSKTINNELNPIWNEHFEFIVEDASTQHLVVRVFDDEGLQASQLIGCAQVRLNELQPGKVKDVWLNLVKDLEVQRDTKYRGQVHLELLYCPFGMENGFANPFASNFSMTSLEKVLKSGVNGNEAIDNEKVVTQKRREVIVRGVLSVTVISAEDLPPTDLXGKADPYVVLTLKKSENKNKTRVVNDCLNPVWNQTFDFVVEDGLHDMLILEVWDHDTFGKDNMGRCILTLTRVILEGEFKDSYELDGAKSGKLNLHLKWMPQPIFRDS